One Siniperca chuatsi isolate FFG_IHB_CAS linkage group LG3, ASM2008510v1, whole genome shotgun sequence genomic region harbors:
- the LOC122873925 gene encoding beta-2-glycoprotein 1-like, protein MAPTLALLVLCQLALYTTVTSKKVCGRPPITDGIDELTLKRVYEVGEQVTLTCEQGYLPSTATPRTMTCTATGEWTQSDLACSPKMCPIPRPLQPLAMGRTEAPFKSVLNYTCDDGYVMQGANESRCLHDGTWSNPPPLCKAVNCPLPKPPKDGRIVPDKPVTGPTIMYGQSWTYECNPPKAPSYERGSCMADGSATEPPVCREVSCSIPSDIPNGFITFAVLRQHGYKEKVKYACNEHYILDGVAEIQCQNTGNWSSKPVCRAPCKVGIKRGRIFYNAKKLWVADLKPNRVLHGEHVVFYCLNRAERCGYPVASTCNDGTLPIPECFEEPGTMEYNLRPKTLPSEIAMCAASPPASPPRPT, encoded by the exons ATGGCTCCAACTTTGGCTTTGCTAGTCCTTTGCCAACTAGCTTTATACACAACTGTAACATCCAAGAAAG TATGTGGCCGACCTCCTATCACTGACGGGATTGACGAGTTGACCCTGAAACGTGTGTATGAGGTTGGAGAGCAGGTGACCCTCACATGTGAACAGGGCTACTTGCCTTCAACAGCGACCCCTCGCACGATGACCTGCACCGCCACAGGAGAATGGACACAGTCAGACCTGGCATGCTCCC CTAAGATGTGCCCAATCCCTAGACCTCTGCAGCCATTAGCAATGGGGAGGACAGAAGCGCCATTCAAGAGTGTGCTCAACTACACATGTGATGACGG GTACGTCATGCAAGGAGCCAATGAGAGCAGGTGTTTACATGATGGTACCTGGAGCAATCCACCACCTCTCTGCAAAG CGGTGAATTGTCCGCTGCCCAAGCCACCTAAAGATGGAAGAATTGTCCCTGATAAGCCAGTTACTGGACCCACCATCATGTATGGGCAAAGCTGGACATACGAGTGTAACCCACCTAAGGCACCAAGTTATGAGAGGGGATCCTGCATGGCTGATGGAAGTGCAACGGAGCCACCAGTGTGCCGAG AGGTGAGCTGCTCCATCCCATCAGACATACCAAATGGCTTCATCACCTTTGCTGTGTTAAGACAACATGGCTACAAGGAGAAGGTTAAGTACGCCTGCAATGAGCACTATATTCTGGATGGTGTGGCTGAGATACAGTGTCAAAACACAGGGAACTGGTCTTCCAAGCCAGTTTGCAGGG CTCCCTGCAAAGTTGGCATCAAAAGAGGCCGTATCTTCTACAATGCCAAGAAGCTCTGGGTCGCAGACCTGAAACCCAACAGAGTCCTCCATGGAGAACATGTTGTCTTCTATTGTCTGAACAGAGCTGAGAGGTGTGGCTACCCTGTGGCCAGCACCTGTAATGATGGAACCCTCCCCATCCCAGAGTGCTTTGAGG AACCAGGCACGATGGAGTATAACTTAAGGCCCAAAACCCTTCCATCAGAAATAGCAATGTGTGCTGCTTCACCCCCTGCAAGCCCACCAAGACCTACATAA
- the nol11 gene encoding nucleolar protein 11-like isoform X1 has protein sequence MATLYEGYTLCGLVPAQNLSHSGIQGIEAERDSDHVVVTDSTRSVTLYKVSDQKPLSSWTVKQGQTLTCSAVYNSQTKEYVAVSDSKVIRIWKEEDVLLDKAFKATVSSDVWRVHCVLGGNPVVLFQRGAVRLLDSLLSAPQQPIEEVLAQEEAIRWSTNIVAESQQFVIFTTEQKGDNFLYLQRLNPNTLQRYRLEREEPGLSPLSFSASYRDKHIRLLYLYPNGHVYQSVVSVRGLGADEGAQALPLPRSLLLGLPVGEGLLEAASALVLDEAHVAVVGVPHPSAGAGKDFLCIWNTNFQTLQAGKEMAGKIYGQAKVPCPSSCWVLMEDCMTLLWGYSNKLFIPHGKNLSIIPYECPKSSLASALGKLKQAKTEESKAPASVPSWNSILHGEKAQPSRTMETRKTRTNRKTQSAPSLTIDRVLELIETAPVEEVQKEVEGLLSRSDILDLQPSVGQLASTLVSRSLADPAFYTPSTLAQLVHTQSLCHSVCPDLVLLALERKDYFLCQLCLQFFPDIPEVVTCACLKAFISMPDVDAEKVSLGPDSVSFMETLIAGGHGQVGLQNGFSPATFNEDRTDALSGGGTVIKTRAEDKEKTSTPPEQICPVGLHKAVLLNEVLQTAYSDTFLLPHLKDLSSQHVVLFLQYLQFLYLKYSQDAFPQMNGLRSPSLTQIMDWVCLMLDAHFTVLVMTPEAKSLLLNLHSFVKSQVRLVSELGKIEGSLQELNKMKVKKEVGKYSIEVIELF, from the exons ATGGCCACGCTGTATGAGGGATACACGTTGTGCGGACTTGTTCCAGCTCAAAATCTGTCACATTCAGGCATTCAGGGGATCGAAGCGGAGAGAGACAGCGACCATGTCGTCGTCACTGACTCAACCAGATCCGTTACGCTGTACAAG GTTTCAGACCAGAAGCCGCTGAGCAGCTGGACGGTGAAACAAGGACAGACCCTGACCTGTTCAGCCGTCTACAACTCACAGACCAAGGAATATGTGGCAGTCTCAGACAGCAAG gtgATCAGAATTTGGAAGGAAGAAGACGTACTCTTAGATAAGGCCTTCAAAGCAACT GTGTCATCAGATGTCTGGAGGGTCCACTGTGTACTTGGCGGGAACCCTGTGGTCTTGTTCCAGAGAGGAGCTGTGCGACTCCTggactctctcctctctgctccccaGCAGCCCATAGAGGAAGTCCTGGCTCAAGAGGAGGCCATTAG gTGGAGCACCAACATAGTTGCAGAGTCACAGCAGTTTGTCATCTTCACAACTGAACAG AAAGGAGATAATTTCCTCTACCTGCAGAGATTGAATCCCAACACCCTACAGAGGTACCggctggagagagaggagccTGGTCTTTCCCCGCTCAGCTTCTCTGCCTCCTACAGGGATAAACACATCCGCCTGCTTTATCTCT ACCCCAATGGTCATGTGTACCAGAGTGTAGTCTCTGTGCGGGGCCTGGGGGCTGACGAGGGGGCCCAGGCTCTTCCGCTGCCCCGTAGCCTGCTGCTGGGTCTTCCTGTTGGTGAGGGCCTGCTAGAGGCAGCATCAGCCCTGGTCCTGGATGAAGCCCATGTAGCTGTTGTGGGGGTTCCACACCCCTCTGCCGGAGCTGGTAAAG ACTTCCTCTGCATCTGGAATACCAATTTCCAGACGCTTCAGGCAGGAAAAGAGATGGCGGGTAAAATCTACGGACAG GCCAAGGTTCCCTGTCCTTCCAGCTGCTGGGTGCTGATGGAGGACTGTATGACTTTG CTATGGGGTTATTCCAACAAGTTATTCATCCCACATGGAAAAAACCTCTCTATTATTCCATATGAGTGCCCCAAATCTTCCCTGGCCTCTGCCTTGGGAAAACTAAAGCAGGCCAAGACTGAAG AGTCCAAAGCTCCAGCTTCTGTACCATCTTGGAATAGCATTCTGCATGGAGAGAAAGCTCAGCCCTCTAGAACTATGGAGACCAGGAAGACG AGAACAAACCGTAAGACCCAGTCAGCACCTAGTTTAACAATTGACCGAGTTTTGGAGCTCATCGAG ACAGCGCCAGTAGAAGAGGTCCAGAAAGAGGTGGAGGGGCTTCTCTCTAGGTCAGACATCCTGGACCTGCAGCCCTCAGTGGGGCAGCTAGCATCAACCCTTGTGTCCCGGAGCCTGGCTGATCCAGCCTTCTACACCCCTAGCACCCTGGCACAGCTAGTGCACACTCAGTCCCTCTGCCACAG TGTGTGTCCTGACCTTGTGCTCCTGGCCCTGGAGAGGAAGGATTACTTTCTGTGTCAGCTCTGCTTACAGTTCTTCCCCGACATCCCAGAAGTTGTCACCTGCGCCTGCCTTAAGGCCTTTATCAG TATGCCAGACGTCGATGCAGAGAAAGTGAGCCTAGGGCCTGATAGTGTCTCCTTCATGGAAACTCTAATCGCTGGGGGGCATGGCCAGGTTGGCTTGCAGAATGGTTTCAGCCCCGCCACCTTTAATGAGGACCGCACAGATGCCCTCAGCGGAGGTGGCACCGTCATTAAGACCAGAGCAGAAGACAAGGAGAAAACCTCAACTCCACCAGAACAGATCTGTCCAGTGGGATTACACAAGGCTGTTCTACT AAATGAGGTCCTGCAGACGGCGTACAGCGACACTTTCCTCCTCCCACACCTAAAAGATCTCTCCTCCCAACATGTTGTT CTTTTCCTCCAGTACCTGCAGTTCCTTTACCTAAAATATTCTCAAGATGCTTTCCCACAGATGAATGGATTGAGATCACCAAGTCTGACTCAG ATCATGGATTGGGTATGCTTGATGTTGGACGCCCATTTCACAGTGTTAGTGATGACTCCAGAGGCCAAAAGCTTACTGCTGAACCTCCACAGCTTTGTTAAGTCTCAG GTGAGACTGGTTTCTGAGCTTGGAAAGATCGAGGGCAGCCTCCAAGAGCTCAATAAGATGAAGGTGAAGAAGGAAGTCGGAAAATACTCCATTGAAGTCATTGAGCTGTTTTAG
- the LOC122873926 gene encoding beta-2-glycoprotein 1-like isoform X3: protein MNVCTFLEKMERMLTLFLLCPFVFFTVMTSAQDNVCFRPELAGNIEMDGLQRYFSPGVELVLSCKQGYTPLLGPRKIVCTASGEWTKTKFMCRPKRCPYPDPLSNGELYYEDTVYQSTINYTCHEGFILTGADTAECLASGTWSTPVPECKPVSCGLAPIPQFGMIVYEKRIRGNTTDYGVRGTYRCLPPYVVIGDARAECTASGKWTKTPECRAPCSVGIQRARILYKGQKMWIKDLNPNKVLHKETVSVYCEDKTRKCGYAVSTQCIDGKLKIPDCFEQPSQVSYDLFSGSFPSEIEQC, encoded by the exons ATGAACGTCTGTACATTTCTAGAAAAGATGGAACGCATGCTGACTCTGTTTCTGCTATGtccatttgtattttttaccgTCATGACATCCGCACAAGACAatg TATGTTTTAGGCCTGAGCTGGCTGGCAACATTGAGATGGATGGGCTCCAGAGGTACTTCAGCCCCGGTGTGGAGTTGGTGCTGTCCTGTAAACAGGGATACACCCCTTTGTTGGGCCCTCGGAAGATTGTTTGCACTGCCAGTGGAGAATGGACAAAAACCAAATTCATGTGCAGAC CAAAACGGTGCCCATATCCTGATCCATTGTCTAACGGAGAATTGTACTATGAAGATACTGTGTACCAGAGTACCATCAATTATACTTGTCATGAAGG GTTCATCTTGACTGGGGCCGACACTGCTGAGTGCCTTGCCAGTGGAACATGGAGCACACCAGTACCAGAGTGCAAGC CTGTGTCCTGTGGTCTCGCTCCGATCCCACAATTTGGGATGATAGTTTATGAAAAGAGGATCAGAGGGAACACCACTGATTACGGCGTCAGAGGGACGTACAGGTGCCTGCCTCCATACGTAGTTATTGGTGACGCAAGAGCAGAGTGCACTGCCAGTGGCAAATGGACCAAGACACCTGAATGTCGAG CTCCTTGCAGTGTTGGCATACAGAGAGCAAGGATATTATACAAAGGACAGAAAATGTGGATCAAAGACCTTAATCCTAACAAAGTCTTGCACAAAGAAACTGTCTCAGTCTACTGCGAGGACAAGACCAGGAAGTGTGGTTATGCAGTGTCAACCCAGTGCATCGATGGAAAACTCAAAATCCCAGACTGCTTTGAAC AGCCCAGCCAAGTTAGTTATGACCTTTTTTCAGGTTCTTTTCCATCAGAAATTGAACAGTGCTGA
- the nol11 gene encoding nucleolar protein 11-like isoform X2, giving the protein MATLYEGYTLCGLVPAQNLSHSGIQGIEAERDSDHVVVTDSTRSVTLYKVSDQKPLSSWTVKQGQTLTCSAVYNSQTKEYVAVSDSKVIRIWKEEDVLLDKAFKATVSSDVWRVHCVLGGNPVVLFQRGAVRLLDSLLSAPQQPIEEVLAQEEAIRWSTNIVAESQQFVIFTTEQKGDNFLYLQRLNPNTLQRYRLEREEPGLSPLSFSASYRDKHIRLLYLYPNGHVYQSVVSVRGLGADEGAQALPLPRSLLLGLPVGEGLLEAASALVLDEAHVAVVGVPHPSAGAGKDFLCIWNTNFQTLQAGKEMAGKIYGQLWGYSNKLFIPHGKNLSIIPYECPKSSLASALGKLKQAKTEESKAPASVPSWNSILHGEKAQPSRTMETRKTRTNRKTQSAPSLTIDRVLELIETAPVEEVQKEVEGLLSRSDILDLQPSVGQLASTLVSRSLADPAFYTPSTLAQLVHTQSLCHSVCPDLVLLALERKDYFLCQLCLQFFPDIPEVVTCACLKAFISMPDVDAEKVSLGPDSVSFMETLIAGGHGQVGLQNGFSPATFNEDRTDALSGGGTVIKTRAEDKEKTSTPPEQICPVGLHKAVLLNEVLQTAYSDTFLLPHLKDLSSQHVVLFLQYLQFLYLKYSQDAFPQMNGLRSPSLTQIMDWVCLMLDAHFTVLVMTPEAKSLLLNLHSFVKSQVRLVSELGKIEGSLQELNKMKVKKEVGKYSIEVIELF; this is encoded by the exons ATGGCCACGCTGTATGAGGGATACACGTTGTGCGGACTTGTTCCAGCTCAAAATCTGTCACATTCAGGCATTCAGGGGATCGAAGCGGAGAGAGACAGCGACCATGTCGTCGTCACTGACTCAACCAGATCCGTTACGCTGTACAAG GTTTCAGACCAGAAGCCGCTGAGCAGCTGGACGGTGAAACAAGGACAGACCCTGACCTGTTCAGCCGTCTACAACTCACAGACCAAGGAATATGTGGCAGTCTCAGACAGCAAG gtgATCAGAATTTGGAAGGAAGAAGACGTACTCTTAGATAAGGCCTTCAAAGCAACT GTGTCATCAGATGTCTGGAGGGTCCACTGTGTACTTGGCGGGAACCCTGTGGTCTTGTTCCAGAGAGGAGCTGTGCGACTCCTggactctctcctctctgctccccaGCAGCCCATAGAGGAAGTCCTGGCTCAAGAGGAGGCCATTAG gTGGAGCACCAACATAGTTGCAGAGTCACAGCAGTTTGTCATCTTCACAACTGAACAG AAAGGAGATAATTTCCTCTACCTGCAGAGATTGAATCCCAACACCCTACAGAGGTACCggctggagagagaggagccTGGTCTTTCCCCGCTCAGCTTCTCTGCCTCCTACAGGGATAAACACATCCGCCTGCTTTATCTCT ACCCCAATGGTCATGTGTACCAGAGTGTAGTCTCTGTGCGGGGCCTGGGGGCTGACGAGGGGGCCCAGGCTCTTCCGCTGCCCCGTAGCCTGCTGCTGGGTCTTCCTGTTGGTGAGGGCCTGCTAGAGGCAGCATCAGCCCTGGTCCTGGATGAAGCCCATGTAGCTGTTGTGGGGGTTCCACACCCCTCTGCCGGAGCTGGTAAAG ACTTCCTCTGCATCTGGAATACCAATTTCCAGACGCTTCAGGCAGGAAAAGAGATGGCGGGTAAAATCTACGGACAG CTATGGGGTTATTCCAACAAGTTATTCATCCCACATGGAAAAAACCTCTCTATTATTCCATATGAGTGCCCCAAATCTTCCCTGGCCTCTGCCTTGGGAAAACTAAAGCAGGCCAAGACTGAAG AGTCCAAAGCTCCAGCTTCTGTACCATCTTGGAATAGCATTCTGCATGGAGAGAAAGCTCAGCCCTCTAGAACTATGGAGACCAGGAAGACG AGAACAAACCGTAAGACCCAGTCAGCACCTAGTTTAACAATTGACCGAGTTTTGGAGCTCATCGAG ACAGCGCCAGTAGAAGAGGTCCAGAAAGAGGTGGAGGGGCTTCTCTCTAGGTCAGACATCCTGGACCTGCAGCCCTCAGTGGGGCAGCTAGCATCAACCCTTGTGTCCCGGAGCCTGGCTGATCCAGCCTTCTACACCCCTAGCACCCTGGCACAGCTAGTGCACACTCAGTCCCTCTGCCACAG TGTGTGTCCTGACCTTGTGCTCCTGGCCCTGGAGAGGAAGGATTACTTTCTGTGTCAGCTCTGCTTACAGTTCTTCCCCGACATCCCAGAAGTTGTCACCTGCGCCTGCCTTAAGGCCTTTATCAG TATGCCAGACGTCGATGCAGAGAAAGTGAGCCTAGGGCCTGATAGTGTCTCCTTCATGGAAACTCTAATCGCTGGGGGGCATGGCCAGGTTGGCTTGCAGAATGGTTTCAGCCCCGCCACCTTTAATGAGGACCGCACAGATGCCCTCAGCGGAGGTGGCACCGTCATTAAGACCAGAGCAGAAGACAAGGAGAAAACCTCAACTCCACCAGAACAGATCTGTCCAGTGGGATTACACAAGGCTGTTCTACT AAATGAGGTCCTGCAGACGGCGTACAGCGACACTTTCCTCCTCCCACACCTAAAAGATCTCTCCTCCCAACATGTTGTT CTTTTCCTCCAGTACCTGCAGTTCCTTTACCTAAAATATTCTCAAGATGCTTTCCCACAGATGAATGGATTGAGATCACCAAGTCTGACTCAG ATCATGGATTGGGTATGCTTGATGTTGGACGCCCATTTCACAGTGTTAGTGATGACTCCAGAGGCCAAAAGCTTACTGCTGAACCTCCACAGCTTTGTTAAGTCTCAG GTGAGACTGGTTTCTGAGCTTGGAAAGATCGAGGGCAGCCTCCAAGAGCTCAATAAGATGAAGGTGAAGAAGGAAGTCGGAAAATACTCCATTGAAGTCATTGAGCTGTTTTAG
- the LOC122873926 gene encoding beta-2-glycoprotein 1-like isoform X1 translates to MNVCTFLEKMERMLTLFLLCPFVFFTVMTSAQDNVCFRPELAGNIEMDGLQRYFSPGVELVLSCKQGYTPLLGPRKIVCTASGEWTKTKFMCRPKRCPYPDPLSNGELYYEDTVYQSTINYTCHEGFILTGADTAECLASGTWSTPVPECKPVSCGLAPIPQFGMIVYEKRIRGNTTDYGVRGTYRCLPPYVVIGDARAECTASGKWTKTPECRVVTCPPPENIDRGYMSSNDQRDYDYMETVNYGCHGDYVLEGSLQIVCQQDGNWSEKPSCKAPCSVGIQRARILYKGQKMWIKDLNPNKVLHKETVSVYCEDKTRKCGYAVSTQCIDGKLKIPDCFEQPSQVSYDLFSGSFPSEIEQC, encoded by the exons ATGAACGTCTGTACATTTCTAGAAAAGATGGAACGCATGCTGACTCTGTTTCTGCTATGtccatttgtattttttaccgTCATGACATCCGCACAAGACAatg TATGTTTTAGGCCTGAGCTGGCTGGCAACATTGAGATGGATGGGCTCCAGAGGTACTTCAGCCCCGGTGTGGAGTTGGTGCTGTCCTGTAAACAGGGATACACCCCTTTGTTGGGCCCTCGGAAGATTGTTTGCACTGCCAGTGGAGAATGGACAAAAACCAAATTCATGTGCAGAC CAAAACGGTGCCCATATCCTGATCCATTGTCTAACGGAGAATTGTACTATGAAGATACTGTGTACCAGAGTACCATCAATTATACTTGTCATGAAGG GTTCATCTTGACTGGGGCCGACACTGCTGAGTGCCTTGCCAGTGGAACATGGAGCACACCAGTACCAGAGTGCAAGC CTGTGTCCTGTGGTCTCGCTCCGATCCCACAATTTGGGATGATAGTTTATGAAAAGAGGATCAGAGGGAACACCACTGATTACGGCGTCAGAGGGACGTACAGGTGCCTGCCTCCATACGTAGTTATTGGTGACGCAAGAGCAGAGTGCACTGCCAGTGGCAAATGGACCAAGACACCTGAATGTCGAG TGGTGACCTGCCCTCCACCGGAGAACATTGACAGAGGCTACATGTCAAGCAACGACCAGAGAGACTATGACTACATGGAAACAGTCAACTATGGCTGCCATGGAGACTATGTACTTGAAGGAAGCCTCCAGATTGTTTGTCAGCAGGATGGGAATTGGTCTGAAAAGCCATCCTGCAAGG CTCCTTGCAGTGTTGGCATACAGAGAGCAAGGATATTATACAAAGGACAGAAAATGTGGATCAAAGACCTTAATCCTAACAAAGTCTTGCACAAAGAAACTGTCTCAGTCTACTGCGAGGACAAGACCAGGAAGTGTGGTTATGCAGTGTCAACCCAGTGCATCGATGGAAAACTCAAAATCCCAGACTGCTTTGAAC AGCCCAGCCAAGTTAGTTATGACCTTTTTTCAGGTTCTTTTCCATCAGAAATTGAACAGTGCTGA
- the LOC122873926 gene encoding beta-2-glycoprotein 1-like isoform X2 — protein sequence MYVLGLSWLATLRWMGSRGTSAPVWSWCCPVNRDTPLCWALGRLFALPVENGQKPNSCADVGLHSTKRCPYPDPLSNGELYYEDTVYQSTINYTCHEGFILTGADTAECLASGTWSTPVPECKPVSCGLAPIPQFGMIVYEKRIRGNTTDYGVRGTYRCLPPYVVIGDARAECTASGKWTKTPECRVVTCPPPENIDRGYMSSNDQRDYDYMETVNYGCHGDYVLEGSLQIVCQQDGNWSEKPSCKAPCSVGIQRARILYKGQKMWIKDLNPNKVLHKETVSVYCEDKTRKCGYAVSTQCIDGKLKIPDCFEQPSQVSYDLFSGSFPSEIEQC from the exons atg TATGTTTTAGGCCTGAGCTGGCTGGCAACATTGAGATGGATGGGCTCCAGAGGTACTTCAGCCCCGGTGTGGAGTTGGTGCTGTCCTGTAAACAGGGATACACCCCTTTGTTGGGCCCTCGGAAGATTGTTTGCACTGCCAGTGGAGAATGGACAAAAACCAAATTCATGTGCAGACGTGGGTCTCCATTCTA CAAAACGGTGCCCATATCCTGATCCATTGTCTAACGGAGAATTGTACTATGAAGATACTGTGTACCAGAGTACCATCAATTATACTTGTCATGAAGG GTTCATCTTGACTGGGGCCGACACTGCTGAGTGCCTTGCCAGTGGAACATGGAGCACACCAGTACCAGAGTGCAAGC CTGTGTCCTGTGGTCTCGCTCCGATCCCACAATTTGGGATGATAGTTTATGAAAAGAGGATCAGAGGGAACACCACTGATTACGGCGTCAGAGGGACGTACAGGTGCCTGCCTCCATACGTAGTTATTGGTGACGCAAGAGCAGAGTGCACTGCCAGTGGCAAATGGACCAAGACACCTGAATGTCGAG TGGTGACCTGCCCTCCACCGGAGAACATTGACAGAGGCTACATGTCAAGCAACGACCAGAGAGACTATGACTACATGGAAACAGTCAACTATGGCTGCCATGGAGACTATGTACTTGAAGGAAGCCTCCAGATTGTTTGTCAGCAGGATGGGAATTGGTCTGAAAAGCCATCCTGCAAGG CTCCTTGCAGTGTTGGCATACAGAGAGCAAGGATATTATACAAAGGACAGAAAATGTGGATCAAAGACCTTAATCCTAACAAAGTCTTGCACAAAGAAACTGTCTCAGTCTACTGCGAGGACAAGACCAGGAAGTGTGGTTATGCAGTGTCAACCCAGTGCATCGATGGAAAACTCAAAATCCCAGACTGCTTTGAAC AGCCCAGCCAAGTTAGTTATGACCTTTTTTCAGGTTCTTTTCCATCAGAAATTGAACAGTGCTGA